DNA from Scheffersomyces stipitis CBS 6054 chromosome 1, whole genome shotgun sequence:
TCCAAGTCTGTTCGTGAATATAGAATTGATATGCAACTCTTTTCGTGTTTGTTTCTGCTTTTGGCAGTTTCCCAGTTGATTCTGGCTTCTGCCATCACATTCATATTGGGAGCACAGCAAAAACAGTGCTACTATGTTTTCACCAGCAAGCCTGAGACCCAGATTGGGTACTATTTCGCCGTTCAAGCCGGTGGCCAGTTCGACGTTGACTACACCATCAAGAATCCCTCTGGCGAAATCattgtttctgaagataAACAGAGACAGGGTGACTTTGTTTTCACCGCTCACGCTGTAGGTGAATACGAGTTCTGCTTCGCCAACGGCATGTCGACCTTTGCTGAAAAGGTCGTCGATTTCGAaatcaagtttgaaaacGACGACAATGCCAATAGCTTCAAGGCATCCATGCCACAACAACCCAACACCAAGCCTATTGCCCATGTTGAAAGTATGCAAAAGGTTGTGGACAAGATTGACGAACAATTGGATGGTCTCTCGAGAACATTACAGTACTACAAGACCAGAAACAACAGAAATCAGGCTACCGTCAAGTCCACGGAAAACAGAATATACtacttctccattttcGAAGTGTTGTTGATGGTGGGTATGGCCTTCTTGCAGATCACTATTGtccagttcttcttcaagggCTCCAGAAAGCAGTTGGTCTAGAGGTTATGGCATTGTACAGTTAGTCTAATCGAACAAAAGATCGGAAGAGTTAATGTAGATCCTATTGGATATATCGTGTCTATATTATTGTAACATATTGTACTGATCTGTACTAGATATAGTGCACATTTATTAACGTGCTAGATATAATTTAGCATATTTCAATACATATCTATGAGTTATTCACATTTCCATCCGTTTCTCGGCACTCCACAAACATATCGTAATGCTTTATATTTCAttgttcttccttttctctCTGTTCAATAGTTCTTtaaatttcatttttcgcaCCCGCAATTTTGTTCAGATaccaatattgaaaattcatAGATTTCACTGTCAGATTTATACAATTGGTTTCATTTTACACATTTTTTTAATGTAGTTTCGGGAGTACTTGCTCTTTCATTGACTCAATAGCACAAGCTTATAATGTCCTCACTACATCTCAATCGGTTTTTCTCTCCCACCAGAGAGTCCAAGTCTCCTCTGCCTGCTATCCTGGGAGAAGACAAACTAGCCAGGGAATCAGACGTAACAGTCTCTACAAACATCACGCTGTACGCTGAATACAAGGGTTTCTTTGTATATGTTCTAAGCGCATTTTTCTTGACAAGCTGGATAGCGTGGGCGTTACTTCCGGAGCGTTTCCTCAATGACTACCTATCTATATACTACTATCCAGACAAGTACTGGTCTTTAGCTGTGCCGAGCTATtcgttgatgttgatggtTTATATCTACGCTGCTCTTGCTTTGTACAACACAGAGGTGCTTACGTTGCCCTTAGACGATGTCCGCAATTTTGTAGACGACCACTCTGTGTTTCCTGGCTCTGATAATACGAAACAGGAAGAGAGAATCGCAGCTGCTGTAGAGTATGTCCATAAAGCTCCCAGTGGTGTATGGGATCTTCCCATAACATTAGTAAATGAGGTATTGTACACTGACTACAACGACAAGAACCACTACAACAATTACCACTGGCAATAGCACTGGTTTTTAATCTACAGTAGCCACCATTCCTCAGAATGTATTATGAATAACGATCTATATAATGCTCATACAGGGCTAACCACCccttgaaaatgaaatctaTATAATTAACTAATAAGTAATGATGATGAATATTTATCTGACAAGAAGCAATTAAACAATGCAAAGGACCAAACGATCCGTGATTTATACTCCGTAGACTTGCGAGAGCATCATCCTCGACTCGCCATCGATCCCAGCCAAGATCTGGTGGTCCCAGATGTCACCTCCAAGAAGCTGTTTGTACGACACCAAGAATTGACCAAACAATTGCTTCAAGTGTTCTGGTGGTTCCATGTAATTTCCAATGCACACCACGAAAAGACTCAAGTTCTTTTTTCCCTGTTGGTTTGATAATCCGCCAAAGCCCTGGTCTGGATTGCCATGTATAATATTCAACATCCCTTGGAACCCGGTTTCCTTCTCGCTGTTATCTACCAAATACAACATCTGGGCGCACCATTGAACGATGAATTCTGGCAATCTGGGCGAAATCACCTCAGCTCCTCCATTCAATCCCATTCTGCCCAAGCAGATGGCCGCATTTTCTAAAACTGTCTGCTGAATGTCACTGCCGTTTAACACAGGAATTAAcaagttgaccaagttAGCTAGGTAATGTTTCATTTCCTCATACGGCAATCTCATGGCGATTTCGCCTAGAGCCCAGATAGCATTGTTGTAGACTGGGAAAGTAGAGTAAGAACGGTTATTGATCTCGTTACCAATGCTCAAGAATATTGATTGCAAGTATGGTTTCACTATTGGGTCCAAAGTGAAAATGGAAAGGTCTCCAAGCAAGGCATATGCCGATTGTCTGACGTCTGCTGAGTGGTCCTCGAAGCAAagcatcaacaattccatcAAGTTTGTGTTATGCTGTCTGATCAAATCAGCGGAATGATGACCAAACCCTTGGATCAATCCGTCAACCAAGTCCAAAGAGGTGACAATGAAGTCCTTTTCAGGAGCCTCGATAGAGGGATCCGTATGAGTTTGCAAGTCTAGCTGGATACAATTGGACAAAATATTGATAGCTCTCTCGTACACTGGAACAGCATAAGGAGCAAAGAGTTCACCCAAGGTAGCTGCAATAGAGGCCATACATTCCAACAAGGGCCACAATCCCGTATCATTGTCGTCTAGGATTTGCCATTTATGCAACAACGGAGGCAACAAGGTGTTGACGTATTCTGGTTTAGACGCCAAGTTGTCGTATCCCATTTTTTCTACAAATGTCTGAACGCAATCGTACAAGATGATCAAGTTCTTACGCTGGTATGTCTGGAAGCATTTTGCAAAATGGTCCAACAATGGTCCTAAGTAGTACTCTATCAAGGTGGAATCGGACTCTTCTATAAATGACGATAATGCAGAACATGCAGCTTCTTGAACCACCTTTTTCTGGTCCATGGAACAGGCTACAATCGACTGAAACGTAGGTTGGAAGTAATTTGCATACTGTCCCCCTTCATGCGCTTCCTCA
Protein-coding regions in this window:
- a CDS encoding predicted protein → MQLFSCLFSLLAVSQLISASAITFILGAQQKQCYYVFTSKPETQIGYYFAVQAGGQFDVDYTIKNPSGEIIVSEDKQRQGDFVFTAHAVGEYEFCFANGMSTFAEKVVDFEIKFENDDNANSFKASMPQQPNTKPIAHVESMQKVVDKIDEQLDGLSRTLQYYKTRNNRNQATVKSTENRIYYFSIFEVLLMVGMAFLQITIVQFFFKGSRKQLV
- a CDS encoding predicted protein, whose protein sequence is FLNDYLSIYYYPDKYWSLAVPSYSLMLMVYIYAALALYNTEVLTLPLDDVRNFVDDHSVFPGSDNTKQEERIAAAVEYVHKAPSGVWDLPITLVNEVLY